Sequence from the Rhodococcus jostii RHA1 genome:
GTCCAGCAAGCGCTGCGGGCCTCGACGGCCGGCCACGGCGTCCATAGCCCGTCCCGATTCGCAGCCGACGAGTTTCGCGGCGCGGCGGGCCGCGACGGCGGCCACCTCGTCGTCCATCTCGCCGACCGGACGGTCCGGCGTTCCCTTCGCGATCGCGGCCAGCCGCAGCAGGATCTGCCACTCCGCCATCTCGCCGTCGGCGAGGTCCAGCAGGGGTGGGGTGTAGCGGGCGACGTTCCGAATCTGGAAGTGCGCGAGCGTGACGTCGTGGTGGCCTCGGGTCGTCACCGGTGGTGGGGGCAGAATCACGTCGGCGTGGCGGGTGGTCTCGTTGAGATAGCAGTCCACCGACACCATGAACTCGAGCGCACCGAGCGCGTCCTCGATCGCGCCGCTGTTGGGCAGGGACCGGGCCGGGTTCCCGGCGAGGGTGATCAGCGCCCGAGTGCGGCCCGGCCCGGGCGTGAGGATCTCCTCGGCGAAACATACCGCGGGCAGCTCCCCCATCGCCTCCGGCAGGCCGCGTACCCGGGACCGCCACCGGTCGAACATCAACTTCGGCGTCCTGGTCACCGGCCAGGTGTTCTGGCCGCCCGCGGGCGGCAATGCGAACATCGCCCCTCCGGGCCGGTCCAGGTTGCCGGTGACGATCGTGAGCACCTCGACGAGCCAGTTCGCGAGAGTGCCGAACTCCTGCATGCAGGTACCGATCCGCGAATGCGCCACCGCCGCAGCTGCTCCCGCGAACCCACGAGCCACTGAGCGGATCACGTCGGCGTCGATCCCGCACGCCGCGGCGACTGCATCGGGCTCGAATTCCGCCACCATCGCGAGGGCGGCGCCGAGGCCATCCACCACGTCCGGCACCCGGTCGGGTCTGGACAGTCCCTCGGACGCGATCACGGACAGCACGCCGAGCAGGAACAAGGCGTCGGTGCCGGGGCGGATCGGCACGTGGAGGTCCGCGACCTCGGCGGTGCGGGTGCGCACCGGGTCCACCACGACGAGGGTGCCGCCCCGCTCGCGCAGCGCCTGCAGCCGGTGGTGCATACCGGGTGCGGTCACGGTACTGCCGTTGGACACCATCGGATTCGAGCCGAGGATCAGCAGGTAGTCGGTGCGGTCGAGGTCGGGCAGACTCATCCCCAGCCCGGTGCCGTACAGCAGCATGTGCGCCAGGTTCTTCGGCCACGTGTCAACGCTGGCCGGCGAATAAACGTTGCTGGTGCCGACGGCGCCGATCAGCTCGCCGAGGTAGAACGTGGCGTCGAGGTGGTGGGCGGCCGGGTTGCCGTGGTAGATCGCGCAGCTGCCCGGATCGCCGGTGACGAATTCCGGTAGCCTGCGCCCGATCTCGTCGAACGCCTCGTCCCACGTGGCCTCGCGGAATCCACCGCCCGCGGTGCGCAGGAGCGGTATCCGGATCCGGTCCGGGTCGCCCTCGATGCGCCCGAGGCCGAGGCCCTTCGCGCAGCTGTGCCCGGCGCTCATCACGTCATCGGGATTCGGCGCGACCCGCACGATGTCGCGGCCTTCGAGTTCGACGAGAAGACCGCAGGTCGATTCGCACAGCGGGCAGATGCGATGTCCGGTTTTCGGTTCGGCGATGGTCATGAGACTTCCTCCTCGGGTGCGACCGGCCCGACCGCGACGGGCACGGCGGTCATGATCGGCATCGCGTTGATCGCCTGCACTCCGGCACCGGTTCCGGTCAGCGCGTTCACGTTCACCCCGGCGTCGTCCCGCGGGTCGACGCTGCCGAAGCAGTGCGTCATCGACACGGTGCCGCGGGCGAGGGTGCGGTCCGCCCGCGCGGTCGCGCGCAGGCGTCCGGCCGCCGAGCGCACGGTCACTACCTGTCCGTCTGTGATCCCGAGTGCGGTCAGGTCGTCCGGGTGCAGACTTGCCGGGTTGGTGCCGCCCGGAACGAGCCCCGGAACGCGGGTGCCGGTGGAGTTCACGGCCTCGCGTATCCGGCGGACCGTGAGGAGTAGCGGAAACTGTTCTGTGACAACTCGGTCGGTCAGCGCCGCGACAAGTTCTGCGCGCACGTCGGCGGGCAACAACCTCAGGCGGTGCCCGGCACCGTCCTCCGTCGCCGGTCCCACCACTGCGCCACTTGCCCCGGCGAGGTGTCCGTGCGGGGCGGTGACCACGTCGGCGAACGGGACGCGTCCCCGTTCGGCCATCATCGCCAGCATCTGCCCGGAGGTCGGCGGCGCGTCGGGATCGAGTATGCGGCCGGCGAACTTCACCGGCTGCCCCGAGGCGGCGGCGAGGTCGAGGAAGAACCGCCAGTCGTCGACGACACCGGGCGGCGCCGGCAGCACAGCGGGGGTGAACTGCGCGAAGGGGCGGGGGAAGAACGGTTCCATTATCGCGGTGTGGTCGGCGCGTTCGTACATCGTGGTCGGCGCGATCACGTAGTGCGCGAGCCGTGCGGTGTCCGACATGCGCGGGTCTATGCACACGAGCAGGTCCAGTGATCGCAATGCGCGCAACGCTTTCGCTCGGTCGGGGAGAGCCGCGGCCGGGTTGCCGCCGGACACGATCAGCGCCCGCACCCGGTCGGGGCCGGGTTCGAGGATTTCGTCGGCGAGGATGCCGGACGGCAGCTCACCGCGCATCGCCCGCACTCCACCGATGCGGCTGCGGAAACCGTGCTCGTAGGCCCGGGCGGGCGGGGCGACCTCCGCGCGGGCGGGCGCGTGCCGGGTCAGGACGGCGCGGTCGTCGGCCCGCTCCCCCTCGCGCAGGTACCGGCCGCACACCACGTTAAGGGCGGCGAGGAGGTGTTCCGCGAGGTTCGAGTGCGGGCCCATGCACAGCCCCGTCCCGCTCGTTGCCATCCCCCGGCTCCCGCCCGCGAATACCTGGGCCGCGGCACGGACCCGGTCGGCGGGGACGCCGCAGATCCGGTGTACGACCGTGGGAGTCACGTCGGCTACGGCGTCGGCGAGTCCCGGGAGGTCGGCGGTGTACCGGCGACAGAAGTCGGTGTCGTGGAGCTGTTCGGTGAGGACGACGTGGAGGAGGCCGGCGAACAGGACGGCGTCCGTTCCCGGCCGGGGCGCCAGGTGCACGTCCGCCAGGGCCGCGGTTTCGGTGTGTCGTGGGTCGACGACGATCAGCCGCAGTCCCCGTTCCCGGGCGGCCCGCAGGGTGACGGACGGGTTCTGCACCACCGCGCCGTCCCCGTCGCCGCCGTTGGCGGACACGACCGGGTTGGTACCGGCCAGCAACCACACGTCGGCGTCCTCGAAGCGTTGCCGGCCGCCGAGGTAGGTTCCCATCCGTTCGGCGACCACCCACTTCGCGGACTGGTCGATGGTCATCGTGGAGAACAGCTTGTGTGAGCCGGTACCCCGGAACCAGGCCCGGGCCATCGGCGGGGTGAGGGCGGCGAAGTTCTGCTGCGTTCCCATGAACAGTGCGACCGCATCCGGTCCGTGGCGGTCCACAATGGTGCGCAGCCGGTCTGCGATGTCGGCGGTCGCCCGCGCCACCGGCACCGGCTCGTGCGTGCCGGCGCCGGTGCGGCGCATCGAGGTGGTCAGCCGGTCCGGGCCGTGGACCAGATCGCCGCCGCGGCGTCCCTTGGGGCAGGTGTACCCACCGGAGATCGGGTGCTGCGCGTCTCCGAGGACCCGTGTGATCCGCCCGTCCTCGACGTCGAGCAGGACTCCGCACGAGGAGGCACACAGCCTGCAGAACGAGGTACGCCGGGACGTGACGGGTGGCATCGGTTCAGTGCGCCTCGGCCGGTGCGGCCGCCGGTTCCGCGACCCCCGCCCCGGTGCGTCCGCGCACACGTTCTCGGACGAACAACCCGCCGAGGGTGAGGACGGCGATGGCGGTGGGCACGATCATGAGCAGGAAGATGGTGCGGGCGTCCATTCCGGCCGCAATCAGGGCGGCGCCGAGAGTAGGCCCGGCAATCGATCCGATGCGCCCGACCCCCATGGCCCAGCCGATCCCGGTCGAGCGTGCCGCCACCGGATAGATCGACGCGGCGATCGCGATGATGCCTGCCGAACTTCCCGACATTCCGAATCCGACGATGCAGATCGTGATGAGCAGCAGGGTGGAGTTCGCCAGGAACATCGCGACGGCGCCGATGAACAGTGCCCCGAGCGTGTATCCGGCCATCACCACCGCGTAGGCGGCGTCCGAGCCCCGGGACCGCGCCCATGCGGTGCCGACCCGGTCGGTGATCCACCCGATGGACAGCGCGCCCGCCATACCGCCGAGGTTGAACAGCGCCGCGGCGAGGATCGCATTGGACGCGCTCTGCCCGGCCTGGCTGAACAGCGACGGCATCCACCCGAACAGGAAGTAGATCACGAGGAAGTTGATGACGAACACCACCCACAGCAGGATCGTGTCCAGTGCCCGGCCACCGGCGAAGAGTTCCCGAATCGGCGACCGGGTGGCCACCACGGCGTCCACGGTGAACGTCACCGAACCGTTGATGCCGGCCTGCGGGGCGATCGCCGAGAGGATCTTCGCGGCGCCGGCGTGATCACCGCGGGCCGCGAGGAACTTGCCCGACTCCGGCAGCCCGGCCCACGCCAGCGCCGCCACGATCAGTGGGAGAACGCCGCCGGCCACGAAGATCGACTGCCACCCGTACGCCGGAATCAGTTGAGCGGCAGCGAGTCCGCCGAGGAATCCCCCGAGGGACATGCCGGCAACGACGATGGTGACCATGGTGGAGCGGCTGCGTGCGGGACTGTACTCGCTGGTCAGTGCGATCAGGTTCGGGGTGACGCCACCGAGCCCGATGCCGGCGAGGATGCGCAGCACGATCAGCACACCCATCGACGGCGCGAAGGCAGACGCGAGCGTGAATGCCGAGAACAACACGGTGCACAGCAGGATCACCCGGCGCCGGCCCCACCGGTCGGCGATCGGACCGAACAGCAGGCTGCCCACGACCATCGCGCCGCTGCTGAGCGCCAGCAGCAGTCCGAACGAGGCCTTGGACAGGCCCCAGTCCTCGGACAGTGCGGGAATCGCGAATCCGATCAGCTGGGCGTCCATGCCGTCGAGGATCGCGAGCGCCAGGCACAGTGCGATGGCACGCTTCTGGAGGGCCGACACCGGTGCGGTGTCGATGAGTTGGGAGATGTCGACTTCACGAATGGGGGCCACGACGTGTATTCCTCTCGGATGGGGGAACCGCGGGGGATGAAGCCTCGAGCTGGATGGGCAAGCCGACGGCGTGCCTCGGAGACATGCTTCAGACCGGTGTGACGGTGCCGTCGACCGCGAGTGCGTCGGCGGGAACCTCGGGGAAACGTTGACGCAGCGACGGTTTGGCGAGCTTGCCGGAGAACGTGCGCGGCAGCGGCTCGCCGAGGGCGACGGCGTGCTTGGGACGCTTGAACTTCGCCAGGTTCTCGCCGGCGACCTCGGCGATGTCGGCGACGATGTCGGCGGCGGGACGCTCGCTGTGGAACACCACCATCGGCACCTCGCCCCACCGGTCGTCCTTGACGCCGATGACGGCGAGATCGACCAGCCCGTCGATGCCGTGCAGCGCCTTCTCGATCTCGGCGGGGTAGACGTTGAGGCCGCCGGAGATCAGCATGTCCTTGCTGCGATCGACGATCTTGAGGAATCCGCCGTCGTCCTGCATGCCGAGGTCGCCGGTGCGCAGCCACCCGTCGCCGACGGTCGCCGCGGTGGCCTCGGGCTTGTTCCAGTACTCCCGCAGCACGTGCTCGCCCCGGACCAGGATCTCGCCGACCTCTCCGGCCGGGGTGTCGACTCCCGGTTCACCGATCCGGATGTGGGTGCCGACCAGCGGTAGCCCGGCGAAGCCGGGCCGCGACACGGCGTCCTCGTAGGCGAGGGTCGAGACCATGCCCGACGCCTCGGTCAGGCCGTAGCACTGGGTGAGCGGGATGCCGTGTGAACGGTAGAAGTCGAGCAGGTCCAGGCTGACCGGCGCGCCACCCGTGCCGGCGAAGGTGAACTTCGCGAGCTTGCGGGTGCCGAAGTCGGGCAGCATCGTCATCCGTTCCCAGATCACCGGGACGGTCGTGGTTGCCGTGATCTGCTCGCGCTCGAACGTGTCGAGGGCGATCTCCGGGTCGTACTCGCGCAACAGCACCATCGTCGCGCCGGGCACGACGACGAGCTGCATGAAGATCGACAGGACCGAGCCGGTGTACACCAGCGGAGCTGAGCACAGTACCCGGTCCCCCTGCGAGAAGCCGAAGGTGATCGACTGCGAGATGCCGGGAGTCATCGCGTTGCGGTGGGTGATCAGCGCGCCCTTCTGCACGCCGGTGGTACCCGAGGTGTAGCAGATGAAGCCGGGGTCGTCGGCGGCTATGGCGACGACGGGCGCGGTTCCGGGGTCGATCAACCGCTCGTACGGCGGGTGGGCACTGCCCCCGATCGCGTAGGTCTCGAACTCCGCCTGTTCGGTGGCGACCTCGAGCAGCGACGCGAAGCCGTCTTCGACGATCACCACGCGCGGCGCGGAGTCGACCACCATCGGTGCCAGCTCCTTGGCGGTGAGCCGGAAGTTGAGCGGGACGCTGATCGCGCCGAGCTTGAGGGTCGCCAGGATGACGTGCGCGAGTTCGGGGCGATTGAGCATCATCACGGCAACCCGGTCGCCCTTGCGGACGCCGCGGGCAGCGAGCCCGCGGGCGAGTGCGTCGGTGATCGCGTCGACCTCGGCCCAGGTCTGCGATGTGTCCCCGAACACGATCGCCTGCTGCTGCGAACGCGTCTTACCCCAGAACCGGGTCAGGTCCGCGAGATTCATCTGTGCTCCTCGTGCTCGTCAGCCGGGTGTGACCACCCTCACTTCATGTGCGGTAAACCTAACAGTTATAGGCGAATGGCGCAATGCTCGATCCGGAAATTTCGGGCACCCCCCAGAACCGGACTGTCGCACGAAAACGACACCCACACAATATATTTCGTGTGGGTGTCGTTCTCCTGTGGGATGCGCCCGGTCAGCCGGCGGGCGGCGCCTCGTGTCGGGGCGTTCTCGGGTCGATCGCCGCGGTGATCCGCGCATCCTCGTACCCGGCCACCGACCGCAGCACCTCCGCGGTGTCGGCACCGACAACCGGTGGCAGGGCGGGTGCGAACTTCTCCCCGGCGACCCGCACCGGGCTGACCACGAATTCGAGTTCACCGACCCCCGGGTAGTCGACCCGGTAGGTGTTCTCCCGCGCCTGGAAATGCGGGTCCGCGAGCATGTCGGCCACGCTGTTGACCGGACCTCCGGCGATGCCGTGGTCGAGGAACAGCTGCACCCACTCGGCGCGGGTGCGCTGCGCGAAGATCTCCGTCAGCGCACGCCACACGAGGTCCGCGCGGGCGGCGGCGCCTGCGTCGGTGCTGGTGAGGTCGACGCCGATCAGGTCCTGACGCCCAACTGCGACCAGGAAGTTGTGCCAGAACTTCTCCACGTGCGACCCGAACAGGATCGCCTCACCGTCGCTGGTGCGGTAGGCCTCGAGTCGCGGCCAGTCGGGCAGCCGGCCGTCCGGCAGCCAGGACGGACGCGGCACCGAGCGGTCCCTGTTCAGCTCCGCATCCACCAGGTCGGGCATCCACGCGGCGGCGACGTCGATGCCCGACACCTCGACGTGGCAGCCGACACCGGTGGCTCCGGCCTTGTGCAGTGCGGCGAGCAACCCCATCGCCCCGTACGCGCCGAGGGCGTACATCGCGATCGGTGGCGTGGTGGAGCCGGCCATGCCCTCGGCCGGCGGCTCTGCGGGAGTGTTCACCTCGCGCAGCCCGGCGTAGGCATCGAACACCGGACCGCCGGTACCCAGAGCCCGGTACGGGCCGTCGGTGCCCATACCCGACACGGTGCACAGCACGATTTTCGGATTCACCTGGCGCAGTTGCTCGTAGCCGACTCCGAGCCAGTCCAGGTAGCCGCCGCGCATACCTTCGACGACGGCGTCACACGAGCGGGCGAGGTCGAGGAAGGCGTGCTTGCCCTCGGGACTGCGCAGGTCGAGCGCGA
This genomic interval carries:
- a CDS encoding CaiB/BaiF CoA transferase family protein codes for the protein MSGYSLLDGLRVLEVAQLAPASLGGHLADLGAEVIKVESGPLGDPVRVGGNRAIGDPDGPAFMHLRWNRGKKSVALDLRSPEGKHAFLDLARSCDAVVEGMRGGYLDWLGVGYEQLRQVNPKIVLCTVSGMGTDGPYRALGTGGPVFDAYAGLREVNTPAEPPAEGMAGSTTPPIAMYALGAYGAMGLLAALHKAGATGVGCHVEVSGIDVAAAWMPDLVDAELNRDRSVPRPSWLPDGRLPDWPRLEAYRTSDGEAILFGSHVEKFWHNFLVAVGRQDLIGVDLTSTDAGAAARADLVWRALTEIFAQRTRAEWVQLFLDHGIAGGPVNSVADMLADPHFQARENTYRVDYPGVGELEFVVSPVRVAGEKFAPALPPVVGADTAEVLRSVAGYEDARITAAIDPRTPRHEAPPAG
- a CDS encoding molybdopterin-dependent oxidoreductase; amino-acid sequence: MTIAEPKTGHRICPLCESTCGLLVELEGRDIVRVAPNPDDVMSAGHSCAKGLGLGRIEGDPDRIRIPLLRTAGGGFREATWDEAFDEIGRRLPEFVTGDPGSCAIYHGNPAAHHLDATFYLGELIGAVGTSNVYSPASVDTWPKNLAHMLLYGTGLGMSLPDLDRTDYLLILGSNPMVSNGSTVTAPGMHHRLQALRERGGTLVVVDPVRTRTAEVADLHVPIRPGTDALFLLGVLSVIASEGLSRPDRVPDVVDGLGAALAMVAEFEPDAVAAACGIDADVIRSVARGFAGAAAAVAHSRIGTCMQEFGTLANWLVEVLTIVTGNLDRPGGAMFALPPAGGQNTWPVTRTPKLMFDRWRSRVRGLPEAMGELPAVCFAEEILTPGPGRTRALITLAGNPARSLPNSGAIEDALGALEFMVSVDCYLNETTRHADVILPPPPVTTRGHHDVTLAHFQIRNVARYTPPLLDLADGEMAEWQILLRLAAIAKGTPDRPVGEMDDEVAAVAARRAAKLVGCESGRAMDAVAGRRGPQRLLDLRLRSGPYGDRFGLDPDGLTLALLEDNPDGIDYGPLAPRVPEVLRTPDGRIDLMPDMIVSDLPRLRASVTRAAPDLLLINRRQRRGMNSWLHNALPQTDGGQCALLISPPDAAEQGLVNGDRVAVTSKVTTVTAELRIDDTLRPGVVSMPHGWGHDGPGLRTSRSASVPGSNYNALVDDTTDLEALTASPIFNGVPVTVTRTSEEHP
- a CDS encoding molybdopterin-containing oxidoreductase family protein → MPPVTSRRTSFCRLCASSCGVLLDVEDGRITRVLGDAQHPISGGYTCPKGRRGGDLVHGPDRLTTSMRRTGAGTHEPVPVARATADIADRLRTIVDRHGPDAVALFMGTQQNFAALTPPMARAWFRGTGSHKLFSTMTIDQSAKWVVAERMGTYLGGRQRFEDADVWLLAGTNPVVSANGGDGDGAVVQNPSVTLRAARERGLRLIVVDPRHTETAALADVHLAPRPGTDAVLFAGLLHVVLTEQLHDTDFCRRYTADLPGLADAVADVTPTVVHRICGVPADRVRAAAQVFAGGSRGMATSGTGLCMGPHSNLAEHLLAALNVVCGRYLREGERADDRAVLTRHAPARAEVAPPARAYEHGFRSRIGGVRAMRGELPSGILADEILEPGPDRVRALIVSGGNPAAALPDRAKALRALRSLDLLVCIDPRMSDTARLAHYVIAPTTMYERADHTAIMEPFFPRPFAQFTPAVLPAPPGVVDDWRFFLDLAAASGQPVKFAGRILDPDAPPTSGQMLAMMAERGRVPFADVVTAPHGHLAGASGAVVGPATEDGAGHRLRLLPADVRAELVAALTDRVVTEQFPLLLTVRRIREAVNSTGTRVPGLVPGGTNPASLHPDDLTALGITDGQVVTVRSAAGRLRATARADRTLARGTVSMTHCFGSVDPRDDAGVNVNALTGTGAGVQAINAMPIMTAVPVAVGPVAPEEEVS
- a CDS encoding class I adenylate-forming enzyme family protein, coding for MNLADLTRFWGKTRSQQQAIVFGDTSQTWAEVDAITDALARGLAARGVRKGDRVAVMMLNRPELAHVILATLKLGAISVPLNFRLTAKELAPMVVDSAPRVVIVEDGFASLLEVATEQAEFETYAIGGSAHPPYERLIDPGTAPVVAIAADDPGFICYTSGTTGVQKGALITHRNAMTPGISQSITFGFSQGDRVLCSAPLVYTGSVLSIFMQLVVVPGATMVLLREYDPEIALDTFEREQITATTTVPVIWERMTMLPDFGTRKLAKFTFAGTGGAPVSLDLLDFYRSHGIPLTQCYGLTEASGMVSTLAYEDAVSRPGFAGLPLVGTHIRIGEPGVDTPAGEVGEILVRGEHVLREYWNKPEATAATVGDGWLRTGDLGMQDDGGFLKIVDRSKDMLISGGLNVYPAEIEKALHGIDGLVDLAVIGVKDDRWGEVPMVVFHSERPAADIVADIAEVAGENLAKFKRPKHAVALGEPLPRTFSGKLAKPSLRQRFPEVPADALAVDGTVTPV
- a CDS encoding MFS transporter, producing the protein MAPIREVDISQLIDTAPVSALQKRAIALCLALAILDGMDAQLIGFAIPALSEDWGLSKASFGLLLALSSGAMVVGSLLFGPIADRWGRRRVILLCTVLFSAFTLASAFAPSMGVLIVLRILAGIGLGGVTPNLIALTSEYSPARSRSTMVTIVVAGMSLGGFLGGLAAAQLIPAYGWQSIFVAGGVLPLIVAALAWAGLPESGKFLAARGDHAGAAKILSAIAPQAGINGSVTFTVDAVVATRSPIRELFAGGRALDTILLWVVFVINFLVIYFLFGWMPSLFSQAGQSASNAILAAALFNLGGMAGALSIGWITDRVGTAWARSRGSDAAYAVVMAGYTLGALFIGAVAMFLANSTLLLITICIVGFGMSGSSAGIIAIAASIYPVAARSTGIGWAMGVGRIGSIAGPTLGAALIAAGMDARTIFLLMIVPTAIAVLTLGGLFVRERVRGRTGAGVAEPAAAPAEAH